Sequence from the Mycteria americana isolate JAX WOST 10 ecotype Jacksonville Zoo and Gardens chromosome 5, USCA_MyAme_1.0, whole genome shotgun sequence genome:
TAACTTCAACAGCAAGGCAGACTAACGCAGGTTCTGCAGCATTCAGAAGTAGTTATGTTTTGCAGTATTTTCCTCTTcgttcagctgcttttcttcatctACAGGAATTACAAATATAGCATCTGCCTTCAGTGAGCTCACTAATGAGCTATTTCTGCCTCCCTGCCCACTGTAGTCAGTGCAAGTGCTATGCATCGCTCTTCGGCTCACAACCCGCCTTTTTAGAAATACTTCTGTCAGGATAGTCAGAGGGGTAGCGCAGGGCTAAATACGTCTGTCAGAACCTAAGCAACGCTAAGCCAGCTCCTCCAGTGCTTGCTCTTCACTTACTTCAAGAGAATTTTTTATGCCAGTATTTGTTTCGTGAAGTAAGGCTGACAGCAGAGGTAGAGCCACgcaaacagaaatgctgattGCTTTCGACTAGAGGCAGGGCCTCTTTCTGCCTCATTCCCTAGCTCGTTCTCAGGGCTCCTTCGGGCAGGGAGGCCGCTGCAGTTTGCAGGCGACGGTTTGCAGGCCTGGGGCTGCTAGACAAGCTCTGGAGGGGAAGGCTGCGCTACCCGCAGCAGCGTACGAGGCAACTGGCAGAGGATGCACGGGACCACATTCAGAGCCGACTACGATTTGGATAGCCGCAGTCGACCCAAAACACCGTTATTCGTCCCTGAACTGGGTGAGCTACCCAGTCCCACGACCAACCTGATTTCAGATCCACTATCATCTTGCTCGACCCTTTTCTAGTGACGTTCTGGTTGTGCTTCACCAAGTCTTCTATCACAGGAAAATCACTGCTCTCAACACTCTGTCAACTATTTTCTATATGACATTTCAGTTGTATggtaagtgaaatattttaaagatgacaaCCAACATCCTtccagagggaggaaagggggaaaaaaaaaacccaaacacaaacaaacatggTATAAGCAATGCAGGTCTCAaaagacagcaaataaaaaaaaaaaaaaaaagataaccccAAAAAGCATGTTGCCATACAGTTAAATAAGTGCTGTCTTTAAGCCTGTAGTTTAACAATGTGAAGTGGAACATCACCATTCTTTTTcagttgcctcttttttttttatttttttttttgtcagtagtTGGATTGCTATTGCAAACACCTTCACAACATAcaaaaaacaaatttgtttttaatccagaataaggtaatgatttttttttctttttcaatctgATGGGAGTTCAAAAGTAAGAGAGAAACAGTAAAACTATGACAACAGCACCTTGACATTGTTTTAATTCCAACGCTATCAGAAGTTAAAAGCAGTAAACAGATATAATACTAACAGGAATAAAGATACTTACTGTCTAAAATGTAAACGGAATGTTTTggttcaatttatttttctgaaagaggACAGTTTATCATCAATTCACAATTGAAGCAgcatgcaattttattttttttttttttaaacttttttatattttcaattctTGGCAACGGCGACAAACCACAATGTTAGAGGAATGTTATgcagacttttttgtttgcttgtttttcttttttttttgttggtggtttttttttttttgttttttaaacttgtgcGCAAATGACTTTTGTTCCCCTTCAGGTCATGGATATGTTCAATAAATAGATTGTGGAACCACTGTACTGTATAAACTTCAGTTATACATGCAgtccataaaattattttttactgaataatttaccctgttatgtatatatacaaatagATAATTTTGTCTCAATATAATCTATACAACACGAATCCACTATCTTCCCCTTTTAATGGTTAATGTACATACACAGGAAGTGTCTATCCTTATAAAGCGCCAGCCAACTCTCTTTTTATTATCCATGGTGAGAGCTCTCACGTAAGACTGGGTAGTTCGGCACTGGGAGTTCCAGTGCCTCTTGTCTAtgcccctgcagccctcctttGTGTACCCCTTGGGGTTGCATTTGGTCTCATAGAAGTATTGCTTCAGTTGGCCTTTGGGTACTGGGACTTTTTCCAGGACTGTGACAGTCGCCCCGGACATGTCCACTGCAGTCTTTTTCTCTGCTGCCGTCACCCACTCGCTCGTGCTGTCACATACGCTCAGTTCCCCGCGGCGAGCTGGGTCGGAGTGGCGCCGGACCCTCATGGACATGTTTGCAGCATCCAAGTAGTTTTTGTACTCCTCGAGCAGAAAGAGCAGCGGGGGTTCCAAAGGCACTTGACTGCTTAGCATGACTCGGGATGTGTACAAGTCTGCATCCTTGTTTTCCTCGCTGGGCTGGATGTCCTGGTCCTCATCTAGAAGCTCCTCTATGACATGTTCAAAAGTGTCCGCCAGTGATGTCAGTCCCCTTGAACCAGCACTGGGCCCATTTAGGCTCTCAAGAGTCCCATGGGTCCGAAGACCTGGGTAAGCCAAGCTGCCTTGTCCTCTTACGCTAGCTTCTTTCATCGGGGCAGCTTTCATGCAACTGAAGTATGAGATAACCATAGTAAGGAAAAGGATGGTCATCACTCTTCTCACTTGGTGGAACTGTTAAggacaagaacaagaaaaaaaaaaagatttaacttACAAGGGATGGAGCAATAAAAATTCACCTGAGTTGTCATGAGACATTACGCATTTTCTGCAGAGATCTGCTGCATGTAGCCGCAACTCATTACCAGTGATAAAGCATACTCTTGTACAAGGGTGTTCTTTGATTTAGGGTTTCAGATAAAGCATATGCCAAAGCTTAGGCAACACTGATACCAGCAAGTCAGAGTTCTTACGTGCCAAAGTCTTTCTGTAGTATTAAATTAGATCTACGCAGACTCCCTATTTATTGACTGATTACACCTATTTCAagtaacagcaaaagcagaactgCTATTTAGCAATGCAACATTTCAGCAGTAAAAGGCTGCTTCGCAAGCGTGAAAGGCAAGACTTCCATTTCAAgtgcaaatgcaaatatttgatttttaaggtCTCTCTATgccaaaaatatttcatcattctATCCACAAAAAACTGAACAGCACCAGGATAAATTGCATTTGCGTTTTGAAAGCAACCTTCAAAACGCAGCAAGAGGCCATACAAATTCTGAGGTCTCAGCAGGTCAATTCCTCATCTAAAAGTAGAAGGTATGTATGCATAAATATAGAACAAGAAAATGGTCCAGGACAGTATGCTTGCTACCATACTAAATTTGAGCTGGAAAGATTGCTTGCATCATGTGAATGCCATGGAAGGGACCTGCTGGACTCCAGAGCTGATAAAGAGCTATACTGAAATGACAGTACCAGAACCACTGCACCGTACTTTCCCAGAGCCCCATACCGCCTGTTCTCAAGCAGGCAAAGCACCTATGTGAACCCAGTTAAAGCCCAGAGCTCAGCATGCAAACCAGATGCACAACCAGCCCTACTGCCATATTGAAACACAGCAGTTTGGCTGTTTCTCTCCACAGAACATTCTGCCCCAAGTTCTGGGCCATGCTTTGGGCTTATGTATGCACTTGGCTCTGTCCTCCTTGAGCATGGAGGGGTAGCACCAGGAAAGAGTGCCAGTAAGAAAACTCCTCACCAGCCTTGGAATCAGCACGACTCACTCCTATCAGCACTCCCAAGAACCTGGGCTTGTATGACTGCTCGTTCCCAAGCGCTTTG
This genomic interval carries:
- the BDNF gene encoding neurotrophic factor BDNF precursor form isoform X2 → MTILFLTMVISYFSCMKAAPMKEASVRGQGSLAYPGLRTHGTLESLNGPSAGSRGLTSLADTFEHVIEELLDEDQDIQPSEENKDADLYTSRVMLSSQVPLEPPLLFLLEEYKNYLDAANMSMRVRRHSDPARRGELSVCDSTSEWVTAAEKKTAVDMSGATVTVLEKVPVPKGQLKQYFYETKCNPKGYTKEGCRGIDKRHWNSQCRTTQSYVRALTMDNKKRVGWRFIRIDTSCVCTLTIKRGR
- the BDNF gene encoding neurotrophic factor BDNF precursor form isoform X1 codes for the protein MYCISFQFHQVRRVMTILFLTMVISYFSCMKAAPMKEASVRGQGSLAYPGLRTHGTLESLNGPSAGSRGLTSLADTFEHVIEELLDEDQDIQPSEENKDADLYTSRVMLSSQVPLEPPLLFLLEEYKNYLDAANMSMRVRRHSDPARRGELSVCDSTSEWVTAAEKKTAVDMSGATVTVLEKVPVPKGQLKQYFYETKCNPKGYTKEGCRGIDKRHWNSQCRTTQSYVRALTMDNKKRVGWRFIRIDTSCVCTLTIKRGR